Proteins encoded within one genomic window of uncultured Desulfobacter sp.:
- a CDS encoding methyl-accepting chemotaxis protein, whose translation MNFKSVRMKIAGLAGICLIISSAILVGYGLYSGASSRDMVKSRVSALVESQALDSLENLAANYAGKIRTQFQVALDAARTMADVFQVSKSRENGGLEVGRDQLNAILLEVLKKNPNFNGTYSCWEPNAIDGQDDTFQTGRDGNNALTGRFTPYWTRDQSGNIAVQPLVEYDTMDKHPNGVLKGGWYIVPRQEHKESVLAPLPYIVQGKQVWLATLSVPILVGDKFYGVAGTDYNLDFVQKLSESVDKELFDGKGSVTIISDMGLIVADSEKPEMIGKHLKNIIPQDWQTYVDDVKAGKSVATINEKERFFEVVSTIELGRTGKPWGLMIRISQETVLADANALYGDLASEARSSSIMQVVVGLIIAVIAILLLWYAAGGIVKPIRNTVDMLKDIAEGEGDLTKRLDIKAKDEVGELAHWFNLFMESLQQLIRQIVSDAGSLNTSSGDLSDIAVKMTDGAESMSTRSKAVTSGAEEVSANMMSLASSSEEAASNVNMVAAATEEMTSTISEIARKTENSRTISESAVSKAGEVSEKLGRLGEGAQEISKVTEVISDISEQINLLALNATIEAARAGEAGKGFTVVASEIKELAKQTAEATESVKVQIGNVQGATDETVSEVGQILDIIKEVSEIVASISQEVESQATVTQEISQNISQTSEGIQNVNENVNRSSDLIGSISEEIGEVDQSVQGVSESIAEVNVKAEELTALSEKLHELVGKFKV comes from the coding sequence ATGAATTTTAAATCCGTCAGGATGAAAATTGCTGGTCTGGCAGGGATATGTCTTATTATCTCGTCAGCTATTTTGGTTGGCTACGGCTTGTATTCCGGCGCTTCAAGCCGTGACATGGTTAAATCAAGAGTGTCTGCTCTGGTTGAATCCCAAGCGCTTGACAGCCTGGAAAATTTAGCAGCCAATTATGCCGGGAAAATTCGGACCCAATTTCAAGTCGCTTTGGACGCGGCCAGGACCATGGCAGATGTCTTTCAAGTTTCAAAGTCCCGGGAAAACGGTGGCTTGGAAGTGGGAAGGGACCAGCTTAATGCGATTTTGTTGGAGGTGCTTAAAAAGAACCCGAATTTCAACGGAACGTATTCTTGTTGGGAACCCAATGCCATAGACGGCCAGGATGACACGTTTCAAACGGGGCGGGACGGAAATAATGCGCTTACCGGACGTTTTACACCGTATTGGACCCGGGATCAAAGCGGCAATATCGCAGTACAGCCTTTAGTGGAATACGATACCATGGACAAGCACCCCAACGGTGTTCTTAAAGGCGGCTGGTATATAGTTCCCAGGCAGGAGCATAAGGAAAGCGTCTTGGCCCCGCTCCCCTATATCGTCCAGGGTAAGCAGGTATGGCTGGCTACGTTGTCGGTACCCATATTGGTCGGGGATAAGTTTTATGGTGTGGCCGGCACCGATTATAATCTCGATTTCGTTCAGAAATTATCCGAAAGCGTTGACAAAGAGTTGTTCGACGGCAAAGGCTCCGTTACGATTATCAGTGATATGGGACTGATCGTGGCGGACAGCGAAAAGCCGGAGATGATCGGCAAGCATCTAAAAAATATCATTCCCCAAGACTGGCAGACTTATGTGGACGATGTCAAGGCCGGAAAGAGCGTTGCGACTATTAACGAAAAAGAGCGTTTTTTCGAAGTGGTCTCTACCATAGAATTAGGCAGAACAGGGAAGCCTTGGGGCCTTATGATCCGGATCTCCCAGGAGACAGTGCTGGCAGACGCAAATGCCCTTTACGGTGATTTGGCCTCCGAGGCCCGGAGTAGCAGCATCATGCAGGTGGTGGTCGGTCTTATCATTGCCGTGATTGCCATTCTTCTACTCTGGTACGCAGCCGGCGGGATCGTAAAACCCATCCGTAATACGGTGGATATGCTCAAAGATATTGCCGAAGGAGAGGGCGATTTGACCAAACGTCTGGACATCAAGGCGAAAGACGAAGTCGGCGAACTGGCCCACTGGTTTAATCTGTTCATGGAGAGCCTTCAGCAGCTGATTCGACAGATCGTTTCCGATGCCGGCTCTTTGAATACCAGTTCAGGGGATCTTTCGGACATTGCCGTTAAAATGACGGATGGTGCCGAGTCCATGTCCACCCGATCAAAAGCCGTAACATCAGGTGCCGAGGAGGTCAGCGCCAATATGATGAGCCTGGCATCCTCCAGTGAAGAGGCGGCCTCCAATGTTAATATGGTTGCTGCCGCCACCGAGGAGATGACGTCAACAATCAGTGAAATTGCACGAAAAACGGAAAATTCACGGACGATTTCAGAATCCGCCGTCTCAAAGGCTGGTGAGGTGTCTGAAAAACTGGGCCGATTAGGGGAAGGTGCCCAGGAGATCAGCAAGGTTACGGAAGTCATTTCAGATATTTCAGAACAGATCAATCTGCTGGCACTGAACGCCACTATTGAGGCTGCCCGGGCCGGTGAGGCGGGTAAAGGGTTTACTGTTGTGGCTTCGGAGATCAAAGAGCTTGCAAAACAGACGGCAGAAGCCACCGAATCGGTTAAAGTGCAGATCGGCAATGTCCAGGGGGCTACAGACGAGACCGTTTCCGAAGTCGGGCAGATACTGGATATTATAAAGGAAGTCAGCGAAATTGTTGCTTCGATTTCCCAGGAAGTGGAAAGTCAGGCCACCGTAACCCAGGAGATTTCCCAGAATATCTCCCAAACCTCCGAAGGAATTCAAAACGTTAATGAGAATGTGAACCGCAGTTCTGATCTGATCGGCTCAATATCAGAAGAAATTGGAGAGGTAGATCAGTCCGTACAGGGGGTGTCTGAATCTATTGCGGAAGTCAACGTGAAGGCTGAAGAGTTAACCGCTCTTTCAGAAAAATTGCATGAACTTGTGGGGAAGTTTAAAGTATAG
- a CDS encoding IS66 family insertion sequence element accessory protein TnpB gives MPRSRKATNEKLSRYWKSNIERWATSGLTQTEYCRRNDLSKDRFTYWKRKFKRQNLPVEFIQLPIPANIHTTGLKLNLGQGVQIEIPDGFTSETLERVLATLRSIS, from the coding sequence ATGCCAAGATCAAGAAAAGCAACAAATGAAAAACTTAGCAGATACTGGAAATCAAACATCGAACGTTGGGCGACATCAGGGCTGACCCAGACAGAATATTGCAGACGCAATGACCTGTCCAAAGACAGGTTCACATATTGGAAAAGAAAATTTAAAAGACAAAACCTTCCTGTAGAATTTATCCAGTTGCCGATACCCGCCAATATTCATACGACCGGGTTGAAGTTGAACCTTGGCCAGGGTGTACAAATAGAAATCCCGGACGGTTTCACCAGCGAGACGCTTGAAAGGGTTCTTGCAACCTTGAGATCCATCTCATGA
- a CDS encoding IS1634 family transposase, translated as MAHFHIKKKKGRPYLYVREIARVNGKPKVISQTYIGSPDRVASLVKGQSQEITTLKAEEFGALWLAQQADKDFDLCSMIDEIIPPADREKGPSIGEYFLYCVWNRMIETVSKNKLSDWYKRTAIQHIRPVDLNELSCKRYWDKWDRVDEKTLNTIISKFFRRLWQVEKPSSDCLLFDTTNYYTFMGSQTLSKIACRGKNKEGRHHLRQIGLGLLVARDTRLPLFYSIYPGNIHDSKHFESIMEEMFRVACDLNNTKERLTIVIDKGMNSEGNYTWIDEHSRVHFITTYSTYFAQELAATPLDRFEIADTARNRRLIDEERREECQLAYRTKKEYWGKERSVIITYNPRTARKKSYTFESKLDTIRQELLAMRTKVKEGAAHWKKAEDVQARYIRLCQRLHMAPDLFTLNFETSANGLNMSFRKDPYIVKQKKLMFGKNIIITDNTDWATKDIIEASLDRWQVEDRFRLSKNEDLVGVQPIRHWTDSKIKCHLFTCVAAMAYLRRIELKLKSAGIERTAENVMDDMKHLHSILTLPKGARKPTRRLETPSKTQAEVLSAFGHHINEGGVLQPVT; from the coding sequence ATGGCACATTTCCATATCAAGAAGAAAAAAGGAAGACCCTACCTGTATGTCAGGGAGATCGCCCGGGTAAACGGTAAGCCCAAGGTTATTTCTCAAACCTATATTGGTTCACCGGATCGGGTAGCCAGTCTTGTAAAAGGCCAGTCTCAGGAAATAACCACTTTAAAGGCTGAAGAATTCGGTGCACTGTGGTTGGCCCAGCAAGCAGATAAAGACTTTGATCTTTGCTCTATGATTGATGAGATTATTCCACCGGCCGATCGGGAAAAAGGACCTTCAATAGGGGAATATTTCCTTTATTGTGTCTGGAATCGCATGATTGAGACCGTCAGTAAAAACAAATTATCGGATTGGTATAAGAGAACCGCGATCCAGCATATACGCCCTGTCGACCTAAACGAACTCTCATGCAAACGATACTGGGACAAGTGGGACCGAGTTGATGAAAAAACCTTAAACACGATCATATCCAAGTTCTTCAGACGATTATGGCAGGTCGAAAAGCCTTCGTCTGATTGTCTGTTATTTGATACCACTAATTATTATACCTTCATGGGAAGCCAAACTTTGTCGAAAATTGCGTGCAGAGGTAAAAACAAGGAAGGCAGGCATCATCTCAGACAGATCGGCCTCGGCCTTTTGGTTGCACGAGACACCAGACTCCCTTTATTTTATTCGATTTACCCAGGCAATATTCATGATAGCAAGCACTTTGAATCAATCATGGAAGAAATGTTTAGGGTGGCATGCGACCTGAACAATACCAAAGAGCGACTTACAATCGTTATTGACAAAGGAATGAATTCTGAAGGGAATTACACCTGGATTGACGAGCATTCCAGAGTCCATTTTATTACGACATATTCCACTTATTTTGCCCAGGAGCTTGCGGCTACCCCACTCGACCGGTTTGAAATTGCAGATACTGCCCGCAACAGAAGACTGATTGATGAAGAGCGCCGGGAAGAGTGTCAATTGGCATATCGAACTAAAAAAGAATACTGGGGCAAGGAGCGGAGCGTTATCATAACTTATAATCCCAGGACAGCCCGAAAGAAATCATACACCTTTGAGAGCAAGCTTGATACGATCCGACAGGAATTGCTTGCAATGAGAACGAAGGTTAAAGAAGGAGCAGCTCACTGGAAGAAAGCTGAGGACGTACAAGCCAGATATATCCGATTGTGTCAAAGGCTTCACATGGCCCCCGATTTATTTACTCTGAATTTTGAAACATCAGCAAACGGCTTGAATATGAGCTTCCGAAAAGATCCATATATAGTGAAACAAAAAAAGCTGATGTTCGGTAAAAATATTATCATCACAGATAATACGGACTGGGCGACAAAAGATATTATTGAAGCGAGTTTAGATCGATGGCAAGTTGAAGACCGCTTCCGTCTCAGTAAGAATGAAGACTTAGTAGGTGTGCAGCCGATCCGGCACTGGACTGACAGCAAAATTAAATGTCATTTATTTACATGTGTGGCCGCCATGGCTTACCTGCGTCGAATTGAATTAAAACTAAAGAGCGCCGGAATTGAACGGACAGCAGAGAACGTCATGGATGATATGAAGCATCTACATTCTATTCTGACTTTGCCGAAAGGGGCAAGAAAACCGACCAGGCGCCTTGAGACGCCGAGTAAGACCCAGGCCGAAGTCCTATCGGCCTTTGGCCATCATATTAATGAAGGTGGGGTCTTACAACCTGTTACCTGA
- a CDS encoding TonB-dependent receptor: MQLRKKVIMESLSIISFMLFILTSAHGEESHELQPITVTANKSSENIQKVPMAITAFTETELEDAGVETIGDVIDMIPNLTQGTMTQGQNNVRYRGIGNSAFTGKNPVVIYIDGIPLDDRTNYEADLVDIERVEVLRGPQGTLYGKSAIGGVINIISKKPDNTVESKLSGEWGENETYAIKGVVNGPIVKDKLFLGLSAKYRETRGFMKNDNPQQDYFDSEQSKTAKALLRWLPSDQSEINFHAGINQQRDGASKTISSDQILYHENKNPADKSHLDDINSALNISYRTGFAELTSVTTYRDTEKDYWIDGSFLNSGFIDNFENYEAYSFSQEFRIQSPQEREGMKWLGGLYYSKEDKTALEYGSVYDTEAYYGYNMKYNWPSDQVEESIAAFCQVTIPIFSSVNFTAGLRYEKTTKELNYKSSVTHADTGELMASKVEWSREEDWDALLPKGVLSWNVNQDAMIYFSIAQGYLAGGFK, from the coding sequence ATGCAATTACGGAAAAAGGTAATCATGGAAAGCTTATCCATTATTTCTTTCATGCTGTTCATTTTAACTTCTGCCCATGGGGAGGAATCCCATGAACTTCAGCCAATAACCGTCACCGCGAATAAAAGCTCGGAAAATATTCAAAAAGTGCCGATGGCTATTACAGCGTTTACCGAAACGGAACTTGAAGATGCCGGCGTAGAGACCATCGGGGATGTGATCGATATGATTCCTAACCTGACTCAGGGAACAATGACACAAGGTCAGAACAATGTCAGGTACAGGGGGATCGGAAACAGCGCGTTTACCGGTAAGAACCCGGTAGTGATCTACATAGATGGCATCCCTTTGGACGATAGGACCAACTATGAAGCCGATCTTGTTGACATTGAACGCGTGGAAGTACTTCGCGGTCCCCAAGGAACATTGTATGGCAAAAGTGCCATCGGTGGTGTAATCAATATCATATCCAAAAAACCGGATAACACAGTGGAGTCAAAATTAAGTGGGGAGTGGGGAGAGAATGAAACCTATGCAATAAAAGGGGTTGTGAATGGGCCTATTGTAAAAGACAAGCTGTTTTTGGGCCTTTCTGCAAAATATCGTGAAACCAGGGGTTTTATGAAAAATGATAATCCCCAACAGGATTATTTTGACTCGGAACAATCAAAAACGGCTAAAGCTTTGTTAAGGTGGTTGCCGTCCGATCAATCGGAAATCAATTTTCATGCCGGAATCAATCAACAGCGGGACGGAGCCTCCAAGACGATCTCTTCGGACCAAATTCTCTACCATGAAAATAAAAATCCTGCGGATAAAAGCCATTTAGATGACATAAATTCTGCTTTAAATATCAGTTATAGAACCGGATTTGCAGAACTAACTTCTGTTACCACCTATAGAGATACTGAAAAAGACTACTGGATAGACGGAAGTTTCTTAAATTCAGGATTCATAGATAATTTTGAAAATTATGAGGCTTATTCTTTTAGCCAGGAATTTCGTATCCAGTCTCCCCAGGAGAGGGAAGGAATGAAATGGCTTGGTGGTTTATATTACTCAAAAGAAGATAAAACTGCCTTGGAATATGGAAGTGTCTATGACACTGAAGCCTATTATGGATACAACATGAAATATAATTGGCCTTCTGACCAAGTTGAAGAGAGCATAGCTGCTTTCTGCCAGGTGACGATCCCTATTTTCTCATCGGTGAACTTTACGGCAGGCTTGAGATACGAAAAAACAACTAAGGAGTTAAACTATAAAAGTTCCGTCACGCATGCCGACACGGGAGAGTTGATGGCCTCAAAGGTAGAATGGAGCCGGGAGGAAGACTGGGATGCGTTGCTTCCAAAGGGGGTACTTTCGTGGAACGTGAACCAAGACGCCATGATTTATTTTAGTATCGCTCAAGGGTATCTGGCGGGCGGTTTTAAGTAA
- a CDS encoding IS66 family transposase: protein MTRDTLKDAESLDEVKEIALNLFDENIILQEQIKSLQDRLFGRKSEKTPKDGEQMSLFDMPEPDLPILNEDDTVTITEHSRKKRGRKPLPADLPRVDVVHKLSENDRKCDCGCLKDKIGEEVSEQLDYIPAKVRVIRNIRYKYACKNCEGVEDEGPTVSIARMPDQIIPKSIATPGLLAHILTAKFADALPFYRQEKQFARIGIELARSTMCKWGMKVADACEIIIGMMKDDILANPMIGIDETPLQVLKGPRKSKSYMWIFRGGPPDKPIILFEYHPTRSGDVVSTFLNGFKGIVQTDGYAGYDFLDTKKDIVHVGCWVHARRKFKEVTKALGNKANSSGNAGSALLYISKLYKIEKEAREQGFSAKQLYNKRQSQAIPILTEFKKWLDERVNKVPPKSLLGKAINYTIGQWPRLVQYTTEGFIRPDNNLVENAIRPFVIGRKNWLFSDTVQGAKASAAIYSLIETAKSNGLEPYWYLKYLFQYLPEAMTNDDFQALLPYNVKKEKM, encoded by the coding sequence ATGACAAGAGACACTCTCAAAGATGCTGAAAGCCTGGATGAAGTCAAAGAAATCGCTCTGAATTTGTTTGATGAAAACATAATTCTTCAAGAGCAGATTAAATCCCTCCAGGACAGGCTTTTTGGTCGCAAATCAGAAAAAACGCCCAAAGATGGCGAGCAAATGTCTCTTTTTGATATGCCGGAACCTGATCTTCCGATTCTGAATGAAGATGATACCGTCACCATTACAGAGCATTCCCGCAAAAAACGCGGCCGCAAACCACTGCCGGCAGATCTTCCCCGTGTCGATGTTGTTCATAAACTCAGTGAGAATGACAGAAAATGCGATTGCGGCTGCTTGAAAGATAAGATCGGTGAAGAAGTCTCTGAGCAGCTTGATTATATCCCAGCCAAGGTTCGGGTGATTCGAAATATCCGGTATAAATACGCCTGTAAAAATTGCGAGGGGGTTGAAGATGAAGGCCCCACCGTATCTATTGCCAGGATGCCGGATCAGATTATTCCCAAAAGTATTGCCACTCCGGGACTGCTTGCCCATATCCTGACCGCCAAATTTGCAGATGCACTGCCATTTTATCGCCAGGAAAAGCAGTTTGCCAGAATCGGCATTGAGCTTGCCAGATCAACCATGTGTAAATGGGGCATGAAGGTGGCAGATGCCTGTGAAATTATCATCGGCATGATGAAGGACGACATCCTGGCCAACCCCATGATTGGTATTGATGAAACTCCTCTCCAAGTTTTAAAGGGACCACGGAAATCCAAATCTTATATGTGGATTTTCAGGGGTGGACCACCAGACAAGCCGATTATCCTGTTCGAATATCACCCGACAAGGTCTGGGGATGTGGTTTCAACATTTTTGAACGGTTTTAAGGGCATCGTCCAGACGGACGGATATGCTGGGTATGATTTCCTGGATACCAAAAAAGATATTGTTCATGTTGGGTGCTGGGTTCATGCTCGTCGGAAGTTTAAAGAGGTAACCAAAGCGCTTGGCAACAAGGCAAATTCTTCCGGAAATGCCGGTTCGGCATTGTTGTATATCAGCAAGCTTTATAAAATTGAAAAAGAAGCACGGGAACAAGGGTTTTCTGCGAAACAATTGTACAATAAGAGACAATCCCAGGCGATTCCAATTCTTACCGAGTTTAAGAAGTGGCTTGATGAAAGAGTAAACAAGGTTCCTCCCAAAAGCCTGCTTGGCAAGGCGATCAATTATACCATCGGCCAATGGCCCCGATTGGTCCAATACACAACTGAAGGGTTCATTCGACCGGACAACAATTTGGTTGAAAATGCCATCCGGCCTTTTGTCATCGGTCGTAAAAACTGGCTGTTTTCTGATACGGTTCAAGGTGCAAAGGCGAGTGCGGCAATTTACAGTTTGATAGAGACTGCAAAATCCAATGGACTGGAACCGTACTGGTATCTCAAGTACCTGTTTCAGTATCTGCCTGAGGCAATGACAAATGATGATTTTCAAGCGTTGCTCCCCTATAATGTGAAAAAAGAAAAAATGTAA
- a CDS encoding rubrerythrin family protein yields MATTNDNLKEAFAGESQANQKYRAFAKKAEKEGFKNISKLFKTTAEAERIHAEGHLAALGMIASTADNLQAAIDGETDEFTSMYPPMLEQAEADGHKAKIMFKFALGAEEVHANLYTKALEAVKNGVDLDVNDFYLCPVCGYIELGSAPEKCPICSAKQSKFVQID; encoded by the coding sequence ATGGCAACTACCAATGACAATTTAAAAGAGGCGTTCGCAGGTGAAAGCCAGGCTAACCAGAAATACAGAGCGTTTGCCAAAAAAGCTGAAAAAGAAGGATTTAAAAATATCTCAAAACTGTTTAAAACCACTGCCGAAGCGGAACGGATTCATGCCGAGGGTCATCTGGCCGCTTTGGGTATGATCGCCTCAACCGCCGATAATCTCCAGGCCGCTATTGACGGCGAAACCGATGAGTTCACCAGCATGTACCCACCCATGCTGGAACAGGCGGAAGCGGACGGCCATAAAGCCAAAATCATGTTTAAATTTGCTTTAGGCGCCGAAGAAGTGCATGCCAACCTCTACACAAAAGCCCTGGAAGCTGTTAAAAACGGTGTTGACCTGGATGTCAACGATTTTTACCTGTGCCCGGTCTGCGGGTACATAGAACTGGGCTCAGCACCTGAAAAATGCCCAATCTGCTCAGCCAAACAATCCAAGTTTGTCCAGATTGACTAA
- a CDS encoding IS66 family transposase yields the protein MKVGSYNLLPELRPPGKAFTGPCRSNHETPVREEVDRVKQEFEQLSLAGKVTPEVKVLMNSMLLVVELILSVFLEKQTRKNSKNSSLPSSQTDRDETAKPTSTGKGKGKKVSGEISNTRVNETVTIAKAETCDVCGTPLDQTPCQGLERRTKIDIVFEKVVEHIDAEIKECPNCKATAKGHFPEDMPGSLQYGNGLKAFAIHLIISQMVALNRVQKQISAMIGTVISEATLLKFVWRLYQSLEEWETKSIESILHAPSIHVDETSFRVEGKNHWIHVYSSGGITLKLLHRKRGKEAIVDLNIIPRYGGVIIHDCWASYLSYDHCGHGLCGSHLLRELTFIVDSNQYKWAINMKKLLQETCHIVSKREDKCLTDKEYANLQKRYRNILTRGDKELPEIPPKPKGKRGKIAKSDAHNLWERLKKYETAVLLFARESYVPFTNNRAERDLRMAKVKQKISGCFRRRHYAHAYCRISSYLQTMASQGINPLVAIQMALTGKLTDMGE from the coding sequence ATGAAGGTGGGGTCTTACAACCTGTTACCTGAATTGCGCCCGCCAGGCAAGGCTTTCACCGGGCCATGCAGGTCTAACCACGAAACTCCTGTTCGAGAAGAAGTCGATCGTGTGAAGCAAGAGTTTGAGCAACTGAGCTTGGCAGGCAAGGTAACTCCTGAGGTAAAGGTGTTAATGAATAGCATGCTTCTCGTTGTGGAATTGATCCTGTCTGTTTTTCTCGAAAAGCAAACTCGCAAAAACAGCAAAAATTCAAGTTTGCCTTCTTCTCAAACGGACAGAGATGAAACTGCCAAACCGACTTCTACCGGCAAGGGAAAGGGCAAAAAAGTCAGTGGTGAAATCAGTAACACCCGTGTTAACGAAACTGTCACCATTGCCAAAGCTGAAACCTGTGATGTCTGCGGCACACCTTTGGATCAAACTCCTTGCCAGGGGCTCGAACGGCGGACAAAGATAGACATCGTTTTTGAAAAAGTTGTAGAGCACATTGATGCCGAGATAAAGGAATGTCCCAACTGCAAGGCGACGGCAAAAGGGCATTTTCCCGAAGACATGCCCGGAAGTTTACAGTACGGCAATGGACTCAAAGCTTTTGCCATTCATTTGATAATCAGTCAAATGGTTGCTCTCAATCGGGTTCAGAAACAGATATCTGCCATGATCGGCACTGTTATCTCCGAGGCAACTTTGCTCAAGTTTGTATGGAGGCTTTATCAATCTCTTGAGGAATGGGAGACAAAATCCATTGAAAGTATCCTTCATGCCCCTTCCATTCATGTGGATGAGACATCATTCCGGGTGGAAGGTAAAAATCATTGGATTCATGTATATTCTTCAGGAGGAATCACGCTAAAATTACTTCATCGAAAGCGGGGCAAGGAGGCGATTGTTGATTTGAATATCATTCCCCGCTATGGTGGGGTGATCATCCATGATTGCTGGGCATCATATTTATCATATGATCATTGTGGACATGGACTTTGTGGTTCGCACTTATTACGGGAACTGACCTTTATTGTTGATTCCAATCAATACAAGTGGGCCATTAATATGAAAAAGTTATTGCAGGAGACTTGTCATATTGTGTCCAAGCGAGAGGATAAATGCCTTACCGATAAAGAATATGCAAATTTGCAGAAACGCTACCGCAACATTCTTACACGTGGGGATAAAGAATTACCGGAGATTCCGCCAAAGCCAAAAGGTAAGCGTGGAAAGATAGCCAAATCAGATGCTCATAATCTTTGGGAAAGGCTGAAAAAATATGAAACAGCGGTATTGTTGTTTGCCAGAGAATCGTATGTCCCCTTTACCAACAATCGGGCGGAGCGTGATCTCCGCATGGCAAAGGTGAAACAGAAAATATCAGGATGTTTTAGGCGCCGGCATTATGCTCATGCCTATTGTCGAATTTCAAGCTATCTGCAAACAATGGCAAGCCAGGGTATCAACCCGCTTGTGGCTATTCAGATGGCTTTGACAGGTAAACTTACAGATATGGGTGAGTAG
- a CDS encoding AraC family transcriptional regulator yields MSYNFNLDNNDDFYYFDKIKQRSVLRFPKKLGFIDSYKEIISDEVSVFKADMLSYEDINMSTYSSAKSLQIIISLNGNSAYFDKIVKEDKEDCKNFIRIDYINEVKRNYFLTKDAQCSGITIVIRNNTFLEKSLFNHLNDKTRDKISDNYNKNFTTTLKSSLANYRTLLLAKEIYNSPFEGELNNIYLRSKVYEIIYNEFNWLININRPSSSSNNQIILRKEDIEALHKTRDFVIENKKNFSINELAKKAYINKNKLRYGFNQLFNTTPGNLVFEVKMHEAKRLLEGNELNITEVSDSIGYKHVQSFSNAFKNYFGITPSEFIKSKRGT; encoded by the coding sequence ATGTCATATAATTTTAATTTGGACAATAACGATGATTTTTATTATTTTGACAAAATCAAACAAAGAAGTGTATTGCGATTCCCCAAAAAGTTAGGGTTTATTGATTCGTATAAAGAAATCATATCCGATGAGGTATCTGTTTTCAAAGCTGATATGCTTAGTTATGAAGATATCAATATGTCAACATATTCATCGGCAAAAAGTCTTCAAATCATCATATCCCTAAATGGCAATAGCGCTTATTTCGACAAAATAGTAAAAGAAGATAAAGAAGATTGTAAAAATTTCATCAGGATAGATTATATAAATGAGGTGAAAAGGAATTATTTTTTAACAAAAGACGCTCAATGTTCTGGTATAACGATTGTCATAAGAAATAACACCTTTCTGGAAAAAAGCCTTTTCAACCATTTAAATGATAAGACAAGAGATAAAATAAGTGACAATTATAATAAAAATTTTACCACAACGTTGAAATCCTCTTTGGCAAATTACAGAACGTTACTTTTGGCAAAAGAGATATATAACTCTCCATTTGAAGGCGAGCTGAACAATATATATCTCCGGAGCAAAGTATACGAGATAATTTATAACGAATTCAATTGGCTAATAAATATAAACAGGCCGTCATCCTCATCAAATAACCAAATAATTCTAAGAAAAGAAGATATTGAAGCCTTACACAAAACAAGAGATTTTGTAATTGAAAATAAAAAAAATTTTAGTATAAACGAACTTGCAAAAAAAGCGTATATAAACAAAAATAAATTGAGGTATGGCTTCAATCAATTGTTTAACACGACTCCCGGAAATTTGGTGTTTGAAGTTAAAATGCATGAAGCCAAACGGCTGTTAGAAGGGAATGAACTCAATATTACAGAAGTCTCAGACTCAATCGGATATAAACATGTACAAAGTTTTAGCAATGCGTTTAAAAATTATTTTGGAATAACACCAAGCGAATTTATAAAAAGCAAGCGGGGCACTTAA
- the tnpB gene encoding IS66 family insertion sequence element accessory protein TnpB (TnpB, as the term is used for proteins encoded by IS66 family insertion elements, is considered an accessory protein, since TnpC, encoded by a neighboring gene, is a DDE family transposase.): MMNFSPDTKVYLAVGTTDMRKAINGLSVIVSERMQLDIFSGSLFVFCNRAQTILKILYWDKNGFCLWQKRLEKDRFKWPNSPKDVMNITSRELTWLVDGLNINQAHKPLKYSMIF, translated from the coding sequence ATGATGAACTTTTCACCAGACACAAAAGTCTATCTGGCTGTGGGTACTACTGACATGCGCAAAGCGATTAACGGCCTTTCCGTTATCGTAAGCGAACGAATGCAGTTGGATATATTTTCAGGATCCCTGTTTGTGTTCTGCAACCGGGCACAAACCATTTTAAAAATTTTATACTGGGATAAAAACGGTTTTTGCCTGTGGCAAAAGCGCCTTGAAAAAGACCGGTTCAAATGGCCGAATTCACCAAAAGATGTTATGAATATTACAAGCCGGGAACTGACCTGGCTGGTCGATGGACTGAATATAAATCAGGCTCATAAACCCCTAAAATACTCTATGATTTTTTAG